One genomic window of Amphiura filiformis chromosome 3, Afil_fr2py, whole genome shotgun sequence includes the following:
- the LOC140148658 gene encoding uncharacterized protein — MLLTLKLAEDVPEGRNAERVIQQRADYAQWFLREGVLGHCIYIDECGYNLWTRRSYGRAPRGQPARRVIHNQRGRNCNCTFAISNEVGLVHHSIRLGSTTLESFQKFIYETCANAVQMFPVGDQIFLIYDNARPHINARVPDEFQNIAVNRTPPYSPFLNPVEMCHSAFKAGVKRSLSLPEMQQRVGDATAAREAGLNLQAWRAQLLEEVAQENVDVITPDKCARWYNHAQTYLARSIARQPIDG, encoded by the coding sequence ATGCTTCTAACTCTGAAGCTAGCTGAAGACGTCCCTGAAGGTCGGAATGCCGAGCGTGTGATCCAACAGAGGGCTGATTATGCCCAGTGGTTTCTGAGAGAAGGGGTTTTAGGCCACTGTATTTACATTGATGAGTGTGGATACAATCTCTGGACAAGGAGAAGTTACGGGAGAGCCCCAAGAGGCCAACCAGCCAGGAGGGTTATCCATAACCAGCGTGGAAGAAACTGTAATTGTACATTTGCCATTTCCAATGAAGTAGGCCTAGTCCACCACTCCATCAGACTTGGTTCTACAACCTTGGAAAGTTTCCAGAAATTCATCTATGAAACCTGTGCTAATGCTGTGCAGATGTTCCCGGTCGGCGATCAGATCTTTCTCATCTATGACAACGCACGGCCGCACATCAATGCCAGAGTCCCCGATGAATTCCAGAACATTGCAGTGAACAGAACTCCACCTTATTCTCCGTTTCTCAATCCAGTAGAGATGTGCCACTCAGCATTCAAGGCTGGTGTTAAGCGATCCCTTTCACTACCAGAGATGCAACAAAGGGTTGGAGATGCCACTGCTGCTAGAGAGGCTGGTCTCAATTTGCAGGCATGGAGAGCCCAATTGCTAGAAGAAGTGGCACAAGAAAATGTGGATGTCATAACTCCAGACAAGTGTGCCCGTTGGTACAACCATGCACAGACCTATCTTGCTCGTTCCATCGCCAGACAACCAATTGATGGTTAG